In the genome of Primulina eburnea isolate SZY01 chromosome 13, ASM2296580v1, whole genome shotgun sequence, the window ATGGTGCTTGGTGAGTCTTTGTTCTTTTATTACTCTTTTTATTCTAAATATTTGAACCTTGGGGACAAGATTGAtttggtgttttttttttttttgtgttaatGACAAACTGGTTAAACGGGTTCTCTATATAGTCTTTGACCTTTTCGGAAGTTGTCCTTTTTTTTTAGTGAAATAATTGCTACTTTATGAATCacattattttcaatatttgaGGGTTataataaaattctttttcatGTTTGTTTTTTTGGTCGAAATGGGTCATAGTACAGTGGGGGCTGGTCTGTTGATGTTGATGTTGATGTTGGTGTTGAAGTTATTTGATGTGGATATAATTTTCTTAAGAGTGGACTGCTGTGTGGCGTTTTGTCCAAAATAGTCTAATCTCTCAAACAGCCAGTTGTGGGCCTTAACTTGGCACCACTTCGTGCATGTGGTTGAACTAGTTTATGAATTGCATGTGTGCATCAGATTATTTTGGTTACAATGGCCATTTTTTACAGTCCTTTTATTTCTCTAGTATCTAATTCTGGTGAGAAATTGTATGAACCGTGTGCATACAGTACTAAAAATAGATTTACTCATTTACCTCCAAGGACTGAAAATTAGTTCAGAGCGCCAAATCAATACCGCAATGAACTCTTGTATATAATAATAGAGTTACGTGATAATCTTCTCTTGATTTTGAATCGGTGAAAACATTCTAGCATCTAAAATAGTTGAAAAGGAAATAACTTGGTATTTTTTTATTCAAGAATTTCAATGAGCAAACCAGTCCAGAGATATCTACTTAGAGATAACTATAAGCTAGATTCCAACTTGGCTATCATTACCTTCACCATCTTAATTCTGAAAAGGGATATGAAAGATGGAAACCTTGTGTGACTGTGTCCGAAATTGTAAGAATGCAGCATCTAAATAATCTTTTGTTTGGATgcagaattttattatttatgtctTCAAGTTTGTCGATTGATGCATTCTGTAAGCTTTTGCTTGTTACTGAAAAATAgtgaaatgtttttttttcaacTTTCCTCAAATATAATCTTTTGCAAGAAATAATGCCAAATTTTTGCATTTGCAGGAAGAATGTTGTGAGATCTGTGGTTCTATCGGTGTTCCTGATGCACTAGTTACTTGCTCTCAGTGTAAAGCAAGTCTTCAGCATATGTAAGATTTTCCTTTCGTATCCGTCCGACCTTTTGTTTCTCTCTACCACATTGTCTGATTTGCATATCTGTGTGTTGTTAAGGGTCGTCATGGTCTCAAAAGATATGTTTGAAGTGTGTTTTTCTGGTGGAATTCGATTGTATGGTTCGTTTATTTCTGACAAGGCGTCTGTTTTTCATTGTGATAATAGGTATTGCATGAGAGCTCGTTTCTTAGAGTATCCTGATGATTGGCTTTGTGAAGATTGTGAGCAGAGCTCTAAACCAACCTTTTCACAACTAGCCAACTGTGCAGAAGTTCGTAAGGGTGCTGCGCAGCCTCCAAAAATCAGGAAATTACCAAATGAATCCAAACAGGCTGCCTTTAACAGGGAAAAGAAGGTTGCAACCAGGAAGACTAAATACATCTCTATCAATGATGTGATCAAGCTCTCATCAGGAGCAGTTGATTTTTCATCCCGTTCGAAGGTCACATTCCAATCAAACACCTCACGACCTCCGATCAGTGAAGAAAAGTCTCGCTTCTCGCGGAAAAATTCTGCATTTGATGTGAGATGGACATCTTCGGCTGCCCGCTCTGGATCCACCACCCCCCGTGTAAAAACAACTCAAGGTATATTTTTGTATCCGTTTCTCGGTCAGGTTGTTTTTTCCATCAAAAGTTAAAGTTAAGCATACCAGTGATGTCATTGGCTTTGCTTTTTATTCACTCATGAAGCAAAAAACATTATACTTCAAGACTTTTATGGGGATATGCTCGAGGGGACAGTTTAATGGAAGGTGCCTTTTCTTCTGCTTTTTcaaataaaggaaaaaaatatagaaatctaaacaaaattatattttaaatgtgtTGACATGTGATGTGCTTTGTTGCATTAGGCTggaaaattattaataatttcaTAAAAGCATAACAGAATTATGTAAAGTATTATATGTAAAATCTTTCTTGGTCATCTCTTTAAGCTGATTTTTACTTATCTTCTGTGTGATTCAATAGAAGCGCAAAAACCAATTAAAAGTCCCCAGCCTTCTCAAGCACCTGCAAAAAAGCATATACAGAAGGAGCAATCTTCAGAACCTATGTTGCCTCAAAGAAAGGTAAAAAGCATGGTGAAGAAGGATGCAACTCCATCATCACCAGGCCTGCCACGAGTTACCACCATCTCAGGCAAGAGCTCCGATTATTAACtttttaaattatgtttaatttgtGATGCAGTACTTAATTTCAATGCCATTGGATTAACTGGttctttattaatttaatcattttttaagTGAATTTGTTTTAGTATTTTTAGTTGACAATaaagcattattattttttatctgtGTGGTGATGCTACGAGGAAGAGTAGAATGTGATAATTATTTAGTTGGTTGGTGTAAATGATTGAACATGAAGTATATTGTGAATGTGATGGTAAACTAAAAAGACCAATATACCCTTTGGGTTTTTAAcctctttttttatatattatatatctgTTTTCGAACTGAttctttttgtttgttttctataaattacttttttttataaaagattATCTACATGTTCAccatttttaacaaaaattataaatacatTTGTCTTTGTTTATGGGCTGATTAAGTTTGTATCAACTATCACATTTGAAGTACGAATTTACCCAACACAAACTTAAAGCCCGACTGTAATGTATGCGAAATTTTCTTAGATAACAAGCATCTGAAGTCTAAAAACACATTCTAATGCATTTTTCAACATAATAATGAACACATCTAAAAACTAAGCAATGCAATATACAGCAATATTCGTTAGAAATGTTATGCACATATAAGAGAGGATACAAATACCTGTTATACATGCTTGAAGGATAAATATAAATCTGTGAAGTATTGAAAATTAAACAAGGACACAACCTTCAATGATGCCACCCCTTTTTCAGAATTGAAGTGATTATCCAGAATTTGTATCCCAAACTTCTGATTTTAGTTTGAATTGTGTTTTGACTTGCATTATGTACTCaaaagaaaacttattttctagGTGGTAGGGGTTCCTCTGCTGTTGAGAAAAGTAATAATTGTTTTGAGATTGTATGTAGCAATCTCTTGCATAATTCTGAAAAATGTTCTACTGCTCCTGCTATGGATGCTTTGTGGATGTAAGTTTTCTGCTTTTTGTTAAACATGCTATTATATTTCCTTTTCAATGCTTCAATGCAATTTTATGCAGTTTCTTGCAAACAAGAGGGTATTTTTtagttttcattttttattgtcTTGTACTTAGGGGGAGATTCAATATATGTGAGTATCTTGAAGATGGAGGTCTGAATGACATCATTCAGGCTCATCCTCCTTCACAAGTTCGAAGAAAGATTCACGACTTTTCAAAGATAATGCCTGAAGCACTTCACTTTGAATTGGTGCCGTACAAAAAAATTTGGATCAACTTATTTCGGGAATATCGTCCAGATAG includes:
- the LOC140808760 gene encoding PHD finger-containing protein 6 isoform X2, which translates into the protein MEECCEICGSIGVPDALVTCSQCKASLQHMYCMRARFLEYPDDWLCEDCEQSSKPTFSQLANCAEVRKGAAQPPKIRKLPNESKQAAFNREKKVATRKTKYISINDVIKLSSGAVDFSSRSKVTFQSNTSRPPISEEKSRFSRKNSAFDVRWTSSAARSGSTTPRVKTTQEAQKPIKSPQPSQAPAKKHIQKEQSSEPMLPQRKVKSMVKKDATPSSPGLPRVTTISGGRGSSAVEKSNNCFEIVCSNLLHNSEKCSTAPAMDALWMGRFNICEYLEDGGLNDIIQAHPPSQVRRKIHDFSKIMPEALHFELVPYKKIWINLFREYRPDSRDIGLYFFPRDGGRAVNYSSLLESLSLKELALRKKIDDVELVVFTSALLPMNCQYWKGKYFLWGVFHHLKRDTTVRRVVDMNEGDCSEEVDMEIDMIGGVNVGRLDVAVQKDHPGKDCKSCEDNHSTASPLPGFGSKIDSGSRLLSSVARVLSSDVKIGPPDDIPPGFEEEYNGRVRDTTIDNNTCIGVGRNS
- the LOC140808760 gene encoding uncharacterized protein isoform X4, giving the protein MYCMRARFLEYPDDWLCEDCEQSSKPTFSQLANCAEVRKGAAQPPKIRKLPNESKQAAFNREKKVATRKTKYISINDVIKLSSGAVDFSSRSKVTFQSNTSRPPISEEKSRFSRKNSAFDVRWTSSAARSGSTTPRVKTTQEAQKPIKSPQPSQAPAKKHIQKEQSSEPMLPQRKVKSMVKKDATPSSPGLPRVTTISGGRGSSAVEKSNNCFEIVCSNLLHNSEKCSTAPAMDALWMGRFNICEYLEDGGLNDIIQAHPPSQVRRKIHDFSKIMPEALHFELVPYKKIWINLFREYRPDSRDIGLYFFPRDGGRAVNYSSLLESLSLKELALRKKIDDVELVVFTSALLPMNCQYWKGKYFLWGVFHHLKRDTTVRRVVDMNEGDCSEEVDMEIDMIGGVNVGRLDVAVQKDHPGKDCKSCEDNHSTASPLPGFGSKIDSGSRLLSSVARVLSSDVKIGPPDDIPPGFEEEYNGRVRDTTIDNNTCIGVGRNS
- the LOC140808760 gene encoding PHD finger-containing protein 6 isoform X1, with the translated sequence MHSEECCEICGSIGVPDALVTCSQCKASLQHMYCMRARFLEYPDDWLCEDCEQSSKPTFSQLANCAEVRKGAAQPPKIRKLPNESKQAAFNREKKVATRKTKYISINDVIKLSSGAVDFSSRSKVTFQSNTSRPPISEEKSRFSRKNSAFDVRWTSSAARSGSTTPRVKTTQEAQKPIKSPQPSQAPAKKHIQKEQSSEPMLPQRKVKSMVKKDATPSSPGLPRVTTISGGRGSSAVEKSNNCFEIVCSNLLHNSEKCSTAPAMDALWMGRFNICEYLEDGGLNDIIQAHPPSQVRRKIHDFSKIMPEALHFELVPYKKIWINLFREYRPDSRDIGLYFFPRDGGRAVNYSSLLESLSLKELALRKKIDDVELVVFTSALLPMNCQYWKGKYFLWGVFHHLKRDTTVRRVVDMNEGDCSEEVDMEIDMIGGVNVGRLDVAVQKDHPGKDCKSCEDNHSTASPLPGFGSKIDSGSRLLSSVARVLSSDVKIGPPDDIPPGFEEEYNGRVRDTTIDNNTCIGVGRNS
- the LOC140808760 gene encoding PHD finger-containing protein 6 isoform X3, producing the protein MEECCDICGSVGVPDALVTCSQCKASLQHMYCMRARFLEYPDDWLCEDCEQSSKPTFSQLANCAEVRKGAAQPPKIRKLPNESKQAAFNREKKVATRKTKYISINDVIKLSSGAVDFSSRSKVTFQSNTSRPPISEEKSRFSRKNSAFDVRWTSSAARSGSTTPRVKTTQEAQKPIKSPQPSQAPAKKHIQKEQSSEPMLPQRKVKSMVKKDATPSSPGLPRVTTISGGRGSSAVEKSNNCFEIVCSNLLHNSEKCSTAPAMDALWMGRFNICEYLEDGGLNDIIQAHPPSQVRRKIHDFSKIMPEALHFELVPYKKIWINLFREYRPDSRDIGLYFFPRDGGRAVNYSSLLESLSLKELALRKKIDDVELVVFTSALLPMNCQYWKGKYFLWGVFHHLKRDTTVRRVVDMNEGDCSEEVDMEIDMIGGVNVGRLDVAVQKDHPGKDCKSCEDNHSTASPLPGFGSKIDSGSRLLSSVARVLSSDVKIGPPDDIPPGFEEEYNGRVRDTTIDNNTCIGVGRNS